A region from the Silene latifolia isolate original U9 population chromosome 7, ASM4854445v1, whole genome shotgun sequence genome encodes:
- the LOC141589666 gene encoding putative nucleoredoxin 1-1 has product MDSLFKSHGALTFPFTAERIYSLSMEDRESRLRINDMNLDELLCLNTSDYLWSSDDENGCMSVLDLSNKVVGLYMCYDGGYLTTINFFHEKCKAKGLEFEIVMVYMPFAGPVKWLQSRVNEALVKHEISWWVLPFNDKVSRRLSRLFSAYYHRNDKMIILGPNNSFAEKLGLEVMCCYGIRGYPFARECIVDRKFAKLRSVTLESVLLIISEEHNYYVLDKDGDRVPVSELLGRNIILYLDYLDPTPIAQVYDQLVNWYPKLKAKDPEFEVVFISYGAPRGIVDERYYKMPWLSVPFPSGHSEHVNIKQLFLEWEDKYPTLIAFGKDGLLRSRRANLHLKLDGIDAFPFQGYLRREMFLDFNELNHFFY; this is encoded by the coding sequence ATGGACTCTTTATTCAAAAGCCATGGAGCTCTTACATTTCCTTTTACTGCTGAGAGAATTTACTCGCTTTCCATGGAGGACCGGGAATCGAGGTTAAGAATTAATGATATGAACCTTGATGAACTCCTCTGCCTAAATACCTCTGATTATCTCTGGTCAAGTGATGACGAGAATGGATGTATGTCTGTTTTAGATTTGAGCAACAAGGTTGTGGGGTTATACATGTGCTATGACGGGGGATATTTAACAACAATTAATTTCTTCCATGAGAAATGTAAAGCTAAGGGGCTCGAGTTTGAGATAGTGATGGTATACATGCCCTTTGCGGGACCTGTTAAGTGGCTCCAAAGTCGCGTCAATGAAGCATTGGTAAAGCATGAGATATCTTGGTGGGTGTTGCCCTTTAATGACAAAGTAAGCCGGAGATTGTCTCGATTATTTAGCGCCTACTACCACCGAAATGATAAAATGATTATTCTAGGACCTAATAACTCATTTgctgagaaattagggttagaaGTCATGTGCTGCTACGGGATCAGGGGGTATCCCTTTGCTAGAGAGTGCATTGTAGATCGAAAGTTTGCCAAATTAAGGTCAGTAACACTAGAGTCAGTACTGTTGATCATCTCTGAGGAACATAACTATTATGTCCTTGACAAGGATGGGGATCGAGTTCCCGTGTCTGAGCTGCTTGGAAGGAATATCATACTCTACCTTGATTATTTAGATCCCACTCCCATCGCACAAGTCTACGACCAGCTTGTTAATTGGTACCCAAAATTAAAGGCCAAAGATCCCGAGTTTGAAGTTGTGTTTATCAGCTATGGTGCGCCACGTGGAATAGTAGATGAACGATATTATAAAATGCCATGGCTGAGCGTTCCTTTTCCGTCTGGTCATTCAGAGCATGTTAATATCAAGCAATTGTTCTTGGAGTGGGAGGATAAATATCCTACATTGATTGCATTTGGGAAAGATGGTCTGCTCCGTTCAAGACGTGCTAACCTACATCTTAAGTTGGATGGGATTGATGCGTTTCCTTTCCAAGGTTATCTCCGCCGAGAGATGTTTCTTGATTTTAATGAGCTCAACCATTTTTTCTATTAA
- the LOC141589664 gene encoding putative mitochondrial protein AtMg00820, whose amino-acid sequence MKKEIEALQANDTWVLTYLPIGKKVISSKWAYKVKLNADGSLKRHKARLVIEVVGQKAGIDYQETFSPVVKMTTIRAMICVAVHRHWDIFQMDVNNVFLHGDIEE is encoded by the coding sequence atgaaaaaggaaattgaGGCACTTCAAGCTAATGACACATGGGTTCTCACTTACTTGCCCATAGGAAAAAAGGTTATATCTTCTAAATGGGCTTACAAAGTCAAATTAAATGCTGATGGTTCCTTGAAGAGGCATAAAGCGAGACTAGTAATAGAGGTTGTAGGTCAAAAGGCAGGGATAGATTACCAAGAGACCTTCTCTCCAGTGGTTAAAATGACTACCATCAGAGCTATGATATGTGTTGCTGTCCACAGACATTGGGATATCTTCCAAATGGACGTCAACAATGTTTTCCTTCATGGGGATATTGAAGAATAA